The Diceros bicornis minor isolate mBicDic1 chromosome 26, mDicBic1.mat.cur, whole genome shotgun sequence sequence GCCTGCGAATGTCTGATCCTGGGTCATATTCATCATCTACTTTTTCTCTAGCTTTTAACAGAACAGATGACTTTTCCTCAGCCATGAGGAGTGTAGCTAACAGGCTTTGAATATCTGCCCAGGTTGGATTACAGGTAGAGAAGACTCCCTTTATCAGGTTTATGAATTCCTCTGGATCAGCCCTCAATCCTTTAGGGTGTGCCTTCCAATTATACAGATCAGAAGTGGAAAAGGGGACGAGCACATTAATAAATCTCCCCTCACCATCAGGCACTTGTTTTAGGGGATATATCCCAGGTTCATAACTGGTTCCTAATCTAGTTGTATTACCTGAGAGAGGAGGGTAAAGGGTCTTTGGTTGTTGGAGAGTCCAATTCCCTGTAGAGGGATTGCTCGGGGGGGACAGTAAAGGGTTTGGCCCTGTTACAGCCTCCAGCTTAAGCAGGGGTGAGGTAAGGGAATAAGATGGAGGTCTCTCGGGGCTCACCAGCTGGTCTAGTGGTGGGGCGGAAGCTGGAGTATCTGAGTGAGGTGGACTCTGAAGTGGGCTTTCCTTAGTCCCACGGTTCCTGATTTGGAGGAGCAGGTCCTCCTCATCAGAGAGATCTTGTAATATGGGAAGTATCTTTGAAGTTTTAGATTCAACCTTTAACCCTTCTTTTAGACATAGTGCCATGAAGCACTGGACATGAGGGATTTCTTCCCATTTCTTGGTCCTTTTGCAAAATAGATCTAATTGTAGTATGGTGTTAGCATTTAGTGTCCCATTTTCTGGCCATTTCCCCCCATCCTCCAGTGAATGTTGCGTCCAGACTGTGTTACATAAAAAGATCATCTGCTCTGGGGtcaatgggaataccagaagaccTTCCAATTCTGGAGGATGCATCCCAATGGGCGTTCCTCTGGGATGGAGCTTGCTCCCCCCCGTATTCTATCATCTTTTCTTATGGTCTGCTTCCAACCTCCCAGGAGCAACCTGTAATGGTTAGTGGTGACGCAGATGCCACAAGTTTGTTCCCAGAGGAAGTTTAGCACCCTAATAGCCTGAAACTAGACCCGGGCCACATAACTAGTCAGTGacaattttagggagaaaaattatttcagtaaaaGCTATGgtacacatttgtggatattagatcctagttctgttaattgtctttgaggggTTTTTGgttttctacctgtaaactggactggatcctgaattcttctagtctcctgaaatatctggctacaaatctccaaactaatgttttcaatttttttctatcattttcatttggaatcattgagaagtGAACCTGCCCTTTCCcgaagccttgcaaactgaagctggaggaCTTGATAGAAACTTGAGAGGTTcatgtctgttgctgtgtaagccactcagaaagttACCTGaatacctgatgacatcatcagagacatttcaaacagcAAACGATGCTTTGactctgacatctagaaatctttttgactggCTGTGCCCTgtcctcagaaactggtttataatttgctcccaccattaactttgtttttctttttgtcttattaaatacctgattacttgcttacacaatataggcccaactttgggagcccacctgcatcacagTCTTACTAAGAGACTGATTCAATAAGATGGAACAACAGGATATCCTTCAAGATTGAGGGATTGAGCAACAAAAGGGGGAATTGATACCAGCTAGACACAAGGttaacataagggaagccatactgtagaaaagaaaccctattataAGTTTGAATGACCtatgattaactaacccagacatgctccGTAGATTTTATGCCCCCTCTCAGCTGCTGTAAGTTGAAAACTTTGTTCttctgagttccttaggaatgtgacgatccctgggcagagagtctatgctgatagccatcaccaATGAggactgaaagatcagggtatagggcgttgctccagtctctgatgcatatctagtaaaacaaaaaactagcaggaactaagaccagatgtctgccccacctGGAAACCAAGCCCCTATAGAACTGGCTTGTTATCGTGCCCCTTGCTAGCAAGTTGTAATAAAAAATCCTTTCTCtgctaccaccttgcctcttgactattggcatgtcttgcggtggGCAGAGGACCCGCCCCCCTTGGGCAGTGACACTCCCTTCTCCCGTTATCTCCCTGCTAGGAGCCCCACCCTATTTCCAGCTCCTCAGAGTGGAACTCCCTTTGTTTCCTGGGATGAGGCCTCAGTCCCAGATGGTGAGCCTGTATGAGGGTGGGGTGCTCTGAATGCTAGGCTACTGGTCATTAATAACAGGCTAATGATTCTAGGCCCTCCCTGGTCACGATCCTTCTCTCTGCTTGGAAGGACCTGCTGACTCAGAGGGTCAGAAGGCCAATCCTAGAGGTGTCAGGCAGTAGAACTCAGGAGTCAGTCTTAGAGATTTTAGGTGGAGAGAGATCAGTCCCGGAAGAGAAGGGCCTACAAAGAGAAGAAATCTATGACGTCAACCCTGGGGAAGATTCATACCTATGGGAAGGAGCAATTGCCTTGTGTGGGCTACAGCCCTAGGAAGATTCAGCCGTGGTGCCCAGGAGTCCTGAGGGCCCTGAAGCCCAGAACTGCCCCCAGAGGAGGACCTGTCGACTCTTCCTTCCTCAGCTTCCCACTTGCCCACTAGACTGACTTTGTCTGTTCCTGGGAGGGGGATCTGCAGGTGTTCAGTGTCCACTTGCAGCCCCAAGTCACCTTTCTCAGAGAGAAAAGTTTTGTGAAGGGTCTGGCAGATTGAGGATGGATTGATGAAAAAGAAAGCAAGTACAGCAAAATATTAACCATGGTAGAATCTATGTGGTGAGTATATGGGTGTTCATTGTAcagttctttcaacttttctatatgtttggatttttttcatatgaaatatcaggggagagagagaacaaaattgtctggcacatagtagacattcCTAAGTATAAGACATTGGGAGTGTCATGCCTTTCCAGGAGAATTTGTATTTCAGATGCCTGGAGAGGGCAATGTTTATCCCGAAAGATGACAGATTGCAGGTGAGAACACATACAGAAACACCCCAACAAGGGAGGGAGAACCTTAGACCACACCCAGAGGTCATTAGTAACTTTGCCCACCCAAAGCTGCTGGCCCTTCGGTTGGTGACTTTTTCTCAAGTTTATTCTGCCCCTCCTGATATCTGGGCCTTGGCCCAGAGTGGGCCCCACCCTGCCACCTGGAATCCTTGTTGGGGGGGTGGGGCGTGCAGAGCAGGATAAGATGTTCCAGACCCTGCCTGACACCTGACCCTAAGAGGTTGATCATGTTTGCTCAGGAGGTGAGGTTTATATGATAAAGAGCAAAGGGAGGGCTTGGACCTGGTATAAAAGATCTTGAAGTTTCTGGGGGTTTACTTTGCATCTGAAACTGCCAGGTGAGGGGTGACAGAGGCCTGGGCTAAGGGGGGACAGGGGTGCCTGGATTTGAGTTAGAGGGAATTCAGACTGAGCTGGAGAAGAGCCTGCCTGGATTGAGCTGCAGGGGAGACCTGGATGTCAGCTAACTGGGGCATCTGGGTCTGAGCTAGTCTTAGGTGCAAAGATATCTGGGTCTCAGCTGAAGGACTGGGTGCCCCTGGGATGCTCAGGGGGATGGATGTGGCCAGATTTGTGTTAGTGGAGAAAGAATAATGACAACTAGACGAGACAGCTGGGATCTAATATGTTGAGCTGATCTCAACTCCTTCTGAAACTTCTCAATCTATTCCACCTCCCCTAGAAGTGCTTGGACATCGGCATTTACAGTCACCTGTGTCACCTTCACTTCCCTCCTTGCATCCCTAGAGACACACCTCTAAAATGCTCCTTTCATTCTGATTTGAGACCAGGGTGAAGCTAGGAATTTAAACTATGCCCCCGACGCCCACAAGCCAGGCCAATCTACCACAGGCAGACTTCAGCTAGGTTTTGCTCAGACTCCCGGTTTGGTCAACTCAACCATCTCTATGATTTGGAGATGTCCTCCACTTCTTTAGAAAACTCCTTTCCTGCTTTGTGCCAGGAGGGAACAGGGCTTGACACAGCTTAATCCAGATAGAGGGTTAGGATTGGTCTTCTGGTTTGGGACAGAAGAGGAGGGTTGGCCTAAGCCAGACCAGGGAGAGGTAGAGGGCTTAAGGACACAGAAGATAGTATCTTCGAGAACAGGACTAGAGACTATGGACAATCCTTTCTAAGCCCAAGACTAGGTTGCCTAGGACTAGTTGAAGGACCAAGAAGCCTGAGTCTAAACTGGAGGTCAGGGATGCCTGGGTAAATGAAGGCCGGGGGCAAAAGGGTACaccttcattttctcctttcttcccactCCCGCCCCAGGATGTTGACCATGGCTCTTCTTGCCCTTCTTTGTGCATCAGCTTCTGCCAGCGCCAGTAAGTGAGAAGCCAGGAGCCCAGTACTAGGGTCATGGGAAGGCAGCCTCCTGCACCGCTGGTGGCCAAGGCTTTCAGAGGCTGGCTGGGGTTGGTGGGAACTGAGTTGTGGGAGGAATAGGGGTGGTGGGGAGAAACACCTCTCAGGCGATTTCTCCCTCCAATTACTATTTTCTCCTCCAGTTCAGGCTAGGACCTCGTCCTACAATGGAGAGTATGGAGGCAGTGGAGGACAGCGATTCTCTCATTCTGGCAACCAGCTGGATGGACCCATCACTGCCCTCCGTATCCGAGTCAACACATACTTCATTGTGGGGTAAGATTCTTTGAGTGTCTGGGGTTTGGGGTCCCTCTAGGATCTTACTAAATTGGAAAGTTCTCAGTCACTTTGGGTCACATGTGTTTCAATCAACAAGTCCCAGGGATAACATGATATGGAAAAGTTGTCAGAGGACTTGGATTTGAGAGCCACACTGCTACAACCCCCAACATGcatgaccttgggtaaatcaTATACCATAAACTCTCAGGGGCGTAGAAGTTGTCTAGCTAAGCCCCAATCTGAGGTTTAAATCCCCTCTGGCATCCTCCACCTTTGCTTGATGCCTCTCCCAAGATGTGTATCCTTCTGATCCTGGATCTGCATCTTGGGACAGCATGGACAAGTCTCTTTCCTCATGAGAGCCTTTAAGATGTTTAAAAAACTCTCTTTGCTTCTTTCAGGTAGGGGGTGGGGGCACAGTGGGAGTGTAGATTTCAAGTTCAAGTTCTGACACTTATTGTCTGGGTGACTCTGGGCATGTTGTTTTCCCCCTGTGAGCCTGTTTGTCTGTCAGCAAAATGAGTTGAATTTCCCTGTATGATCTCCAAGGGCTGACCCAACCCTCCCATACTGCAGGACTGGCAGGAAACTTGTCATCCTTCTCACTATTTGAAGGTCTCAGCATGTGGGCCCAGAGGTCCCGAATTCTGATCATCCTACTCAgtgtctcccttccttccctccttaccCTGCCCCTAGTCTCCAGGTGCGCTATGGCAAAGTGTGGAGTGACTATGTGGGCAGCCACCTGGGAGACCTGGAGGAGATCTTTCTGCACCCTGGGGAATCAGTGATCCAGGTGTCAGGCAAGTACAAGAACTACCTGAGGAAGCTGGTCTTCGTGACTGACAAGGGTCGCTACCTGTCTTTTGGGAAAGACACAGGCACGAGTTTCAACGCTCTCCCCTTGCATCCCAACACCGTGCTACGATTCATCAGTGGCCGAGCTGGCTTGTTCATCAATGCCATCGGCCTGCATTGGGACGTCTACCCCAGTGACTGCAGAAGCTGCTGAATCCCAGCCTTCTCCTAGGCAGGGCACTGCAGTGGGAATGTGAGAATCCCCTTACCGCAtggctcaataaaaaaaaaaaaagacctggccACAgttagtgtgtatgtgggtgtctGCAGCTGGGATGTGCCTCCTGACTCTGGGTATGGATGTACAGATCTCATTTCTGGCTATTGGCTGGACATCAATCTGGGGAAGAATGGAAGGGGGAGAGAAGTATAAAAGTCCTCGGATTTTCTTCATAATTTATCAAGAGGAATTAAGTTTCTGGCTTGCATCAACTCTCTTTTCAAGGATAGCTCCTGAGAGTGTTTACCCAAACTGGAGTTCCGAGGCTGAGGGTAAGGCCTAGTGGTGGTTTACTGCCCAAACCCCAGATGTTCCACTCTCTAGCCCTTCTCTCCCCTTGCGATAATGCCTCTCCACCAAAAGGCTGTCACCTCACTCTCTTGAGACCTCAACCCACTCGCTGTATGTGGGTGGCCCAGGCCATTGTCCTTTGTTCCTCCCCAGAACCCACTTGACTGCCGAAGTTTAACCTAAGTTTGTGGCAAGGACTCTGCCTATTACCCCAACCTAGTTCCTCCCCATCTTTACCCATAAGCCCTGATGTCCTTGCTTAGCTCTTTCAGAATTGGGGCTCTTTCCTTAGGAAGCCACCACCTCCTCAACAGCTTCTACTCTGCCAATACCATCCTCAAAATAGCAAATtccaggggtggggagagatTTCCATTGTGGGTTTCCATGAACATAAGGGGTTGGTTAGAGGTCAGAGGAAGCATTAGAGTGACTGGATAGATTCAGCAAGGATATAAAGTTGCTTTGGAAATAATTCTTAGGACTCTAGTTCCCAGTCCTAGAATTTTGACAAttgttgtggattttttttttttttggtagtgatGGTTGGGGATGATGGGATTTACTCATTGCTCCCAAAAGATTTATTCACATCACAGGGATGCCAGAGTCACATTTCTTCCCAATTAGACACAAAGATAAGTTACATACATgtaattttataaagaaatattaacaTTATAGAAACAAACTCATGCCTAGCCTGTTTTTATaacaattcctttatttttcttaatcaattCCATAGAATGGAATGTTATgtcactgtaatttttttttaaatgagatataagttacataacacaaaattcacccttttaaaatgtgcaatttcagcggttttcagtatattcacagattgTGCAACAATCACTGctttctaattccagaatattttcatcacctcaaaaagaaactccatccccattaagcagtcactccccattctcctctctcccagcccctggtaaccattcatctagtttctgtctctacggatttgcctATTACAGACACTTCATATGGAATCATACAATTATGcggccttttgtgtctagcttcttccatttttttaaataattttatttatttatgtttttcccgccaaagccccagtagatagttgtatgtcatagttgcacatccttctagttgctgtatgtgggaggcggcctcagcatggccagacaagcggtgcgttggtgcgcgccggaaTCAAACCCGGggctccagcagcagagcgcgcgcacttgactgctaagccacggggctggccctagcttCTTCCATTTAACAACGTTTTCAAAGCTCATCCatattgcagcatgtatcagtacttctttcctttttacagTTGAATCTGACAGATTTTTGACAGATCAGATATCTGGTCAACTTTAGGatagcctttatttttttttatttttatttttttccccaaagcgccagtagacagttgtacatcatagttgcacatccttctagttgctgtgtgtgggacgcggcctcagcatggccggagaagcagtatgtCAGTGCATGCCGGTgatccgaaccccggcccccagcagcagagcgcgcgcacttaacagctaagccacggggctggtcctagGATagcctttaaagattttatttatttatttattttccccccaaagccccagtagatagttgtatgtcatagctgcacatccttctagttgctgtatgtgggacgcggcctcagcatggccggagaagcagtgcgtcagtgcgcgcccgggatccgaacctgggccgccagcagcagagcacgcgcacttaaccgctaagccaggggccggcccatagGATAGCCTTTAAACCAGTGGTTTTCACACTGTGTCCCGTGAAGGTACTGGCACCTAAGAGGCAGCCACAGCAGAAGAGGAGTAATGATGAGATTCCTGGCTTTTGTCCAGTCTACTTATTATACCTTTGCAgaagattttatttaaagaaaattttcatttacttaaaaaaaaagttttaaaattgctGAATTGAGCTAATCACACATTTATCAAATATTCCCTGCTAGGGGCTAGGAATATAAAGACTACTGAAGATTTGGTTATTTTTCTCTAGTCAAATAGGATGCTAAAGGAATCCAACGGAGGGGTAATTTTCTCTAGGAGTGTCAGGGAAGACTTTGTTAAGgaaggggtgtgtatgtgtgtgtgtgtatgcatgtttgtgtgtttatAGGGGAGCAGTAATGGGCCCAGGACCCAGCTTATGCAGAAATATGAAGGTATGAATACTATAAGTGGGACCTGGCccgccccatggcatagcagttaagtgtgcacgctccgctgctggtggcccggggttcggatcccgggagcgcaccgatgcaccgcttgtcaggccatgctgtggcggcatcccatataaagtagaggaagatgggcaaagatgttagctgagggccagtcttcctcagcgaaaaaagaggaggattggcttggatgttagctcagggctgatcttcctcacaaaaaaaaaaaaagaaagaaagaaaagaaaactacaagtggTTCAGTACActtaaaatgcaaagtaaaatcgGGCAAAAGATGAAGCCCCATGGAAAGGCAGGGACCATGAATGTCATGCTAAactatttaaactttattttatggGCTACAGGAAACCACTAAACCAAAATTTTTCCCAGGAGATtgaaaagatttattaaaaaatcatttttctgatGAAAGTGGGGAAAACGGACTGAAGGTGAAGCAGGATGAGATAAGAAAGTAGTTAAGAGACTAGGTTTAGACCAGAAATGATGAATGTCTGTATAAATGCAGtaatatgagaaagaaaaaagggaagaatgTGAGAGATTTGAGCAGCAGGGCAGACTCAGAAGAACTTGATAATCGAATGCATGAGggtgaatgaaggaggagagtCTAGGAGAACTACCATGTCTGCAGCTTGGCCAACTGGGAAGAGAAGGATACTCTCTGAGATGGggaatacaaaaggaaaaattaattagCTTTTGGACCAGGTGCATTTTGACATATCCGTGGTACACTCTGGTTGAGATCCAACATTAGGCAGAGAGATATTTGGGAATAAAGCTTTGATACAGGTTTGATATAGGGCTTAGATTCAGGAGTCATCAGCATATAAATAATGAAGTTCAAGTGATGGATGTGGAAGTCACCCAGGAAAACTAGGGGAATATAAAATGAGAAGAAGGCTGAAGTCAGAGGACTGGGGAATACCAACTTTTGATGGTTGGTCCAAAGAAGAAGAATCAgttaaagaaatagagaatggAGTGGTCTGGGAGGTAAAGGAGATGAGGAGTGGTGCATCTGAAGGCAAGAGAGAAAGTTCAAGGAGTGGTTAATGCCACTAGTTCAAGGAAAGGACAGACTTCAGTTTCCTTGGCTTTGACAATCAGGAGGTCATTAATTATCTTGACAAAGTTTCTGTGATTGGGGGAAGCTGGAGCCAGGCTGCAATTGGTTAAGGAATAAATGGGAAGTGAGGAAATACAGGCAAGAGTTGAATATTTCAAGAAGTTTGGCTCTAGAAGGCCAGAAAATAGTCTAATAAGTCATAGTTATAGGGGATGTAAGGAaggaaggctttttttttctaGACAGGAGAGACATGAGCATATTTATATGATGAAGAAGAAGGAGTTAGAGTAGAGGAAGAGGCTGAAGATTCAGGAAAGAGGAACTAATTGATGGAACAAGGTCTCAGAAGAGATTGGGGAGGATGTTTTATGTAGGtactggagcaggaaatgttagaaaagaagggaagaaaataaagatgagtGAAGGTATAGGTTAGTTTGTATGAGGAGTGGGTATGGATTGAAACTTGAGGGAGTTAATACCTAATCTTGTTCAGTTAAATAAGTAACATTATTTCCCGTATCAGTCAGG is a genomic window containing:
- the ZG16 gene encoding zymogen granule membrane protein 16 is translated as MVESMWMLTMALLALLCASASASAIQARTSSYNGEYGGSGGQRFSHSGNQLDGPITALRIRVNTYFIVGLQVRYGKVWSDYVGSHLGDLEEIFLHPGESVIQVSGKYKNYLRKLVFVTDKGRYLSFGKDTGTSFNALPLHPNTVLRFISGRAGLFINAIGLHWDVYPSDCRSC